A stretch of DNA from Planctomycetaceae bacterium:
ATGAACGATCCGAAGACCGATGCCGGCCGGATCAGCCGGCGCACACTGATTTCGGGAGCCGCGCTGGCCGCCGGCGCTGCGGGAATCAGCGCGGCCAGCTATTTCGTCGGCGGTCCGAATCGCGTTTCGCGAAGTCTCGGAAAGAAAGTCATTGTCATCGGCATCGACGGCATGGACCCGCGTCTCAGCAGCGCGATGATGTCTGCGGGCGAACTGCCGAACCTTTCCAAAATGACGGCCGCCGGCGGCTTCAGGAAGCTCGGTACCAGCATTCCGCCGCAAAGCCCCGTCGCGTGGTCGAACTTCATCAACGGCAGCGGTCCGGGTTCGCACGGCATCTTCGACTTCATCCACCGACACCCGCATGACCAGTGTGCGCCGTTCTTCTCGGCAGCGGAGACGCTGCCCGGTGAAGGCTTTATCGAATGGGGCGATCATCAACTGCAGTTGGATTTCTGGCCTTTCGGTCACAAACCGCCGCAGACAGTGCTGCGCAGGCAGGGTGTACCGTTCTGGGATTATCTTGATGCGAAGAAGATTGACTCCGTCTTCTATGACCTGCCTTCCAACTATCCGCCCAGCCCGTCGCAATACGGGCACCACAAGTGTATTTCCGGCATGGGCACACCCGACATGCTGGGCACCTATGGAACGTATCAATACTTCAGCGAAGACTCGCCGGACGAAGGACTGGAGGAAGGCGGCGGCATTCGAACCCGGCTGAAGTTCGACGGCGATTCCGCGCGATCGAAAATCGTCGGCCCGCCCGATGCCCTGCGAAAGAACCCGAAGCCGCTGGAAATCACGTTCGAGATACACCGCGACCGCAACTCCGGCGCGGCGCTGATTGAGATTCAGGGCCGGCGAATCATGTTGCGTCCCGGTCAATGGAGTCACTGGATCCGCCTGGACTTCGCCGTCTCCACTCCGAAACCGCTGCCCGCTCAGCACGCCAGCGGCGTCTGCCGAATTCTTTTGCAGGAGATCGCGCCGAATTGCCGGCTGTATGTGACTCCCATCAACGTCGATCCGTCCGACCCGGCTGTGCAGCTTTCTGAACCCGCCGACTTCATCACCGATGTCTCCGATAAACTGGG
This window harbors:
- a CDS encoding alkaline phosphatase family protein, translated to MNDPKTDAGRISRRTLISGAALAAGAAGISAASYFVGGPNRVSRSLGKKVIVIGIDGMDPRLSSAMMSAGELPNLSKMTAAGGFRKLGTSIPPQSPVAWSNFINGSGPGSHGIFDFIHRHPHDQCAPFFSAAETLPGEGFIEWGDHQLQLDFWPFGHKPPQTVLRRQGVPFWDYLDAKKIDSVFYDLPSNYPPSPSQYGHHKCISGMGTPDMLGTYGTYQYFSEDSPDEGLEEGGGIRTRLKFDGDSARSKIVGPPDALRKNPKPLEITFEIHRDRNSGAALIEIQGRRIMLRPGQWSHWIRLDFAVSTPKPLPAQHASGVCRILLQEIAPNCRLYVTPINVDPSDPAVQLSEPADFITDVSDKLGLFYTTGFQEDHKARSNGIFNDDEFRRQATHVLEERLALFEYAVENYEDGLLFFYFSSSDLQSHMFWWDESDGNARHPMMSSPEAAARFQYVKDLYRRLDSILGDINDRYGGRATIFVMSDHGFANFGRQFNLNSWLRDFGYLNPRECTNVLVDGDWSRTRAYGLGINGLYLNLKGRESEGIVEPGEEQEKLLRQLSARLRNVRDFNGNRVIRNVYRADEIYSGNATALAPDLIIGYARGYRASWETCLGELTQDTLLDNTSAWAADHCADALEVPGVLFCNKTIDKTDPSLVDIAPGILQEFGLPVPDTMSGSGIFRS